The sequence CAACCATGAGCTGGCGCATGAGCTCCTGGATGGAGAACTCCAACGCCCCTACGGACTGGGGCTTGAACTCCCGGAGGTAGGAAAACTCTTCCTCTTGTATGTGCTTAAGGACGTGGAGGGCCTTATGCTGCCGGGTAAGATTTTCCAGAATGCGCTTGTTCATGGCGATCTCCCTTTAGAGAACCGGAACCTGGATTTCAGGCGCCGTGGCGGCCGCAACCCTTGTTCCGCCTTGACTCGCCGGGTCCACCGACCTTCCGTCCACCCGCACCTCGAAGTGCAGATGCGGCCCGGTGGCTCTGCCCGTCTGCCCTACCTGTGCAAGGACCTGACCAGCTTTCACGCTCTGGCCCTCAGCCACTTCGTTGGCCTTGTTGTGGCCGTAGTAGGTGCGCACTCCGCCCTCGTGTTCCACCACCACCAGATTGCCGTAGCCGCGCTCGCGCCCGGAGAACACCACCGTGCCGTCCCGGGCCGCGCGCACCGGCGTGCCTTCGGGAGCGGCGATGTCGATGCCTGCGTGCCAGGCCCGCTGGCCGGTGAAGGGGTCGCGCCGCCAGCCGTACTCCGAGGTGAGCTCGCCGGAGACGGGAGAGATGAACTGCCCTGCGGCTGCAAGCTGGGCGTCCTGTCCCTGCAAATACTGCGATCCGGGCTGGCCCAGATGCTGCGAGGGCGTTCCGGCGAGCGATCCGGGACGCTGCATGACCTGGGCATCGGCGCCAGCTGAAGCATTCGCAGCGGCGCGCATGCCGGGGCGCACCGCGTCCGAGGCCAGCACCACAGCGTGGCCCTGGAGCGATCCGGCTGCCTGCAAGGGCCTTAAGCCCTTGTCTCTGAAGCTTCTCTGCATGGGTTTGCCCGGAGCCGCCAGGGCCATGGTTTCCGAAGCGGACCTGCGAAGCCCTCCCTCGGCGGGCGGAACTGGCATTGCCGTATTGGCGCCGGCCCTGGTGGCAAGCTGCTGCTGCATGAAGTCCGCGAGGCCGATACCGCCCTGCTTGGTGAGGGTCTTGGACAGCTCCTCGTCGAACATGGCAACGTACTGGTCCTCTTCCTTGCGGTGGAGCAGCCCGTCCTTCTGGACGGTCTTGCGCATCTCCTTGAGCATCTGGCCGATGAACACGGACTCGAAGCCTTCGCAGGCCTCGCGCAGCTTCTTTTCCTCGCTCGGGCCGGGGGCGAAGCGCTTGTTCATGGCCTGGGCCGTCAGGGTCTTCTGGGCCTCGGGGGACATCCCCGCAGCGGCGGCCTTTTCGGGCGTA comes from Fundidesulfovibrio putealis DSM 16056 and encodes:
- a CDS encoding peptidoglycan DD-metalloendopeptidase family protein — protein: MSLTPDVAAQTSAALSARGAAQAQAMSQPLNHARIQANGQAGSAAGGQAPKMPEKSFGKILESLTPEKAAAAGMSPEAQKTLTAQAMNKRFAPGPSEEKKLREACEGFESVFIGQMLKEMRKTVQKDGLLHRKEEDQYVAMFDEELSKTLTKQGGIGLADFMQQQLATRAGANTAMPVPPAEGGLRRSASETMALAAPGKPMQRSFRDKGLRPLQAAGSLQGHAVVLASDAVRPGMRAAANASAGADAQVMQRPGSLAGTPSQHLGQPGSQYLQGQDAQLAAAGQFISPVSGELTSEYGWRRDPFTGQRAWHAGIDIAAPEGTPVRAARDGTVVFSGRERGYGNLVVVEHEGGVRTYYGHNKANEVAEGQSVKAGQVLAQVGQTGRATGPHLHFEVRVDGRSVDPASQGGTRVAAATAPEIQVPVL